AGTGCAGTTTTAGTGTTAACTATTATTTCAAAaatccccttctccttcccacccACAGACACAGAATCCCCTCCGCAGCCCTGCTTTCCTTTTCCCGGAGTCTGAGCTATGCAGCAATGGACGATGGAGAGTAGCAAGTGGGGAACAGACACCAGCTTCTCACTCCCATCCCGAGTCAGGGAATACATCCCCATTCAGGGACTTACCTGGAAGTTCACCTGCTACCCACCTatttttacaaagaaggaaatcaagGCTCAAAAAGAGGTTGGACTAGGTCAGAGTCAGGGGCAGAGGCCCAGGCAAAAAGGGAACCTGCTCTGGACTCCAGGCTGACCCACTCTATTTGCTCTACCtctgcctttccctctgcccaAGTACACCTGCCCCACGAACCGATGGGGCGGACTAAGTATTAATCCTGTCCTTACTCTCCCAGGTGAATGACTTTGCCCAAGTCAtgtaaattctctgagcctcattccgaacactttacagaTATTGTCCAAGTACCGTGAAATAGGTGTTGTTATTGGCCCCGTTCAAGAAAACAGACGGTCAGAGTTAGGGTGCCCGCACAAGGGCTTACAGCTGCTTTAGTGCAGGTTAAATGGGATAGCTTTGCGAGCTGCCCTCACAATGCCCTGCATGCACTAGATGCCCTGTATATGGTCACTATTATTGCTATTTCTCATACGGAAGTGAGTGACCCGGCATGTCTCCGGATGCCCTCCAGGCCAGCAGCCATCCAGCCTGCTGGCCACCACATCACATGAGCCGTACTATCTTTAGCCAGGGAGATATTTATATCCCCTGGGAAAGATTTTGCCGCTACGGGGGAGCCCCAGAGTGGGTGGCCGCCGCCTCCAGGCCCCCGGAGGCGGCCTCTGCCTCTCGGGCCCGCCATGCCGCGGGGCCCGGAGGCCTCGGAGGCCTCGGTGCAGGTGTGGGTGGGCAGCCAGCTCTTCCAGGCCGACCGGGCCCTGCTGGTGGAGCACTGCGGCTTCTTCCGGGGACTCTTCCGCTCCGGCATGCGGGAGGCGCGCGCGGCCGAGGTGCGCCTGGGCGTGCTGAGCCCGGACGGCTTCTGCACCGCGTTGCGGGTGCTGCGGGGCGAGCGGCCGGCGCTGGAGGCCGCCGACGAGCTGCTGCAGGCCGTGGAGTGCGCCGCCTTCCTGCAGGCGCCGGCGCTGGCGCgcttcctggagcacagcctcACGTCGGACAACTGCGCGCTGCTGTGCGACGCCGCCGCCGCCTTCGGCCTGCACGACGTGTTCCGCAGCGCCGCGCTCTTCATCCGCGACGGCGCGCGCGAGCTGGCGGCCGAGCTGGCGCTGCCCGAGGCCCGCGCCTACGTGGCGGCGCTGCGGCCCAGCAGCTACGTGGCCGTGAGCACGCACGCGCCGGCGCCCGGCTTCCTGGAGGACGCGTCGCGCACCATGTGCTACCTGGACGAGGAGGAGGACGCCTGGCGCACGCTGGCCGCGCTGCCCCTGGAGGCCAGCACGCTGCTGGCCGGCGTGGCCACGCTGGGCAACAAGCTGTACATCGTGGGGGGCGTTCGGGGCCCCAACAAGGAGGTGGTGGAGCTGGGCTTCTGCTACGACCCCGACGGCGGCTCCTGGCGCCAGTTCCCCAGCCCGCACCAGCCGCGCTACGACACGGCGCTGGTGGGCTTCGATGGCCACCTCTACGCCATCGGCGGCGAGTTCCAGAGGATGCCCATGAGCTCGGTGGAGCGCTACGACCCAGCTGCGGGCTGCTGGAGCTTCGTGGCCGACCTGCCGCAGCCGGCTGCGGGCGTGCCCTGCGCCCAGGCCCGTGGCCGCCTCTTCGTGTGTCTGTGGCGGCCGGCGGACACCACGGCCGTGGTGGAGTACACAGTACAGGGCGACACGTGGCTGCCCGTGGCCGAGCTGCGGCGTCCGCAGAGCTACGGCCACTGCATGGTGGCCCACCGCGACAGCCTCTACGTGGTGCGCAACGGGCCTAAGGACGACTTCCTGCACTGCGCCATCGACTGCCTCAACCTGGCCACCGGCCAGTGGACAGCGCTGCCCGGCCAGTTCGTCAACAGCAAGGGCGCGCTCTTCACGGCCGTGGTGCGCGGTGACACCGTGTATACGGTCAACCGCATGTTCACGCTGCTCTATGCCATCGAGGACGGCACCTGGCGGCTGCTCAGGGAGCAGGCAGGCTTCCCACGGCCCGGCTCCTTGCAGACCTTTCTCCTGAGGTTGCCTCCTGGTTCCCGGGGTCCTGTGGCATCGACGACGCCGGAACTGTGACCCCTGGGCTCGACTTTAGGATGGGATGCCCAGAGCCTTCCTTGAGCCATGGCTGAGTCTATGAGGCTGGCCTCAGGAGGTGCTGGGAACTTCTCTCCCTAACCCCCGCCTCCCTTTGAGACATTTGCGTCTTGTGCCTTCCGGTGGTGTGAACATATCCAAGAATCTCAGGGAGCAACGACTCTGAGGTCTCAGCCCTAAAATACTTGGGCTCTTTTGAAAGCTGGTGGGTCACAATGTCAGTGGAAGGGGTTGGGGAGTAAGATTTCAGAAATCCAGGCTTGTATATGAATGGGCCAGTAATTGAGCACTGGCTGGGAGTAGATTAAGTGATGTTAATCAAACTGCCAATCAGTAAGTAGGCAAGAATTAGGCACCTcctgtgtgcccagcacagtggTGGGCCTAATATGGCTGTAGTTGCCAGACAGGGGTCCACAAAGCTTAGCATCTAGCCCAGGACGACAAAAGGTTTACACACATATGTCCTCATTCACAGAGGCCTCCAGGCAACAAGCAAAAACCCCCTAAACCCCCACAATATAATGAAACAAAATGCTAAAGAAATCAGGGCAAAGGGAAAATAGAGAGAGGAAAAATCTAACTCCAGGAAGGAGAATAATATACAAAGTGTATGCAGAAGATAGGCAACATAATTAGTTGCTGAAAAGAGAGATTCAAagaggagagatggggaaagTTGGAGCAGATGGGGAGAGTCTCTGTGAGCCCTGTCTTTAAGGCAGAGCAGCTGTAGATGGAGGCATTTTGGGACGGGGGCAGGGTGGACTGGCTTGTAGAGACAAAAACTGAGCTGAATCTGGAATGAGACCCGTGAGGGAGAAAGGGTTTCCCACGCCTCCTTATGGGTTGTGGGCCCGCAGAGGGGAACCCAGTTGGAAATCCATTGTCCACTGCTTTTTTTGCCATCACCCTAGGGTGAGTGGACTGTTAACTTCCATGACTTCAGGTCACTCAAGGTATGAGCCTAATCCTGGCCAGGTCTAACTGTCTCATTTTCCTCAGTGTATCCCCTCCTCTACGTTCTACAGGTGAATTCTCACCTCCTAGCCTCTGCTGCTGCCATTCCCTGGACCTGGAATGCcgttcctcttcctctctctttgttGACTCTTCTGCCTACCTCCTCTGCGCAGGGTTGGCTGTTCCCGACCTTGGCTGCCTGCTTTGCTCGGTGGACCCCTAGCTGACGTCATTTTTCTtgcatgtgtgcacgtgcatgCAGCCATGCACATATGCAGATAGCAGTCGTGCTGTCAGCTGAGCTGGGGCACTTTCTCACCTACTGAATAAAATGATGAGGTCCTGAAAGACCCCAGGAGATAGAGACCACTAGTTAGGGACCTGGTGCTGACTTCTGGTGTTAGATGAGGTCTCTTAGCTTTAGATTACCCCCACCCTGGTTTCTAGTCATATGCCCAGCTCAGTCCTCCAGCTTTTCCATGTTCCTGGGCAGACTTCTCTGAGTGGTCCTATGGTCTCCATCCTCCGGGACCTGAAGCCCATGGGAAATCCTGGCCTCATCACAAGTGGAGAATGCAGCATCAGCCTGGCACCTCCTGGGCATGGAGCCTAGTGTCTGGGCTGCCCCTCATTGCCTTTTCCCCTGACCTATGTCCCAAGCCCTGGCGAATGCTGCCCACAGAAGCCTGGGGCCTTCTAGGCCTGGAGTAACCTAATCTTAGGAGTCATAATAATAAATCTTAACTTCTGCATCCTGTGAACAATGTACCAAGTAGTTTCACATTGGTCCCACTCCAGCCCTACCTCAGTCCTGGGAATTGGGTACCTCCTCCCAGCTGATGACATACGTGAGGTTCAGAGGCCGGGTGCAATGCCAAAGCATGGCAGAGCCTCTCACTTTTTTGTTCTGTCAAAGTGTAATTTCATTCACATGTCAAAAGATGTATTTAACTTGTTAATAAGGGAACCAAAAGAATGGTAAAGCTGGTTCAAAGGAGCGTCTGAGAGACAAGAggtgtttgtatattttgttggAAAAGATATACTGAAATAAGTTTGCTAAGGTAAAGATGAGGCTGCTTGATGTCTTACAGGGCAATAAAACCATAACTTTCGTGACTCTCTACTGGACTAAAGTCCTTTTCATCTTCACGTACATGCACATACATCCTTGTACGTGCAGCTACAAGTTAGCATGTGACTTCACAAAATCAGGACCCTAATCAATAGTAAGTTGTAGAACAAAGGTACAGTCCCCTAGAAAAATAACTCTTAGCTCTTCAACCCTGCCCCAGAATGACACTGAAAGGACAGACAGTCCTCCTTTTGTCTATTTCCAAGTTATGGATAACTTTTCTCAACAGCGCAGAGCACTCTTCTCCCTGCTCACGCCTCCTGACCAGTGCTGATCACACTTGCAATCTCGAGATCCATCAGCTCACCTCTCTCTCAACCCACAGAGCTTTCTTTGTCGGCTTTTGCAGCTGGCTGCGTGGATCAGCCCAGACTGGCCTGCTGGCTCCTGGGGTTCAGTCGTTCCTCGGTCCAGAGCAACCCTTTCTGAGATGCCTTTTGTGTGTGATAATAACACAGTGTTCACAGAGCGCTTTCCCACAGTTGACTTGTTTAAGCTTTGTAAGAATTTTTAGTGGTAAGGAGCTCAGCAACATCCCCACTCCCTTCctgaagataaagaagaaaaatcccaAACACCCAAAGGTCACACGTGACTAGAAGAGGCATGAGGAGGAAGTAGCAGAACCCGGCTTTGAAACCAGGACCACGTGCTCTTTTCTGTTGCTGCCTCTCTGCTTGGCCGACATTCTGGGATGGACAGGGTGGTTCTGCCAGTCTCCTTTACACGCTCCTTCCTGGCacccttctctctgcacctcctCTTGGGGTTCATCTGCTCCCCTGGACAGTAAATTAACTGTTCTGGGTTCTCTTGCCTTAGGATCTAACTGGGAGACAAAAGACCTCCTTCACGAGGGTGTAAATGACTGGTCAACACCCTGGGGGGTGTTTGCACTTTCACAGATACTCCCTGCCTCTCACGAGTGTAGGGGAGGTCTTCATAATCGAGCCCACCTTCTCCCCTGGCTTCACAGGTCAGGCCACATTGTTTCCTCCTCCAGCCCGCCACCCTCAGCAAGGATGGTTATGACACCTGCTTTGCGGGTGAGGAGGTCAGCAGAAAGCTGAAATGagttacccaaagtcacacagccagccaTGTGGAAGAGCAAGGACCCGGGACCAGGACTTGGGATTCTCAGCCTCTGGCATCCAGACTTAACCATGGCATGAAGATGTTTGGGAGCACAAGCCAGGTGCAGGAGGGCAAATTACAGCGATACTTAGGGGTTACTAAACCCTGACCCTGACTCTGGAAACCTTGCACCCCAAGCTATCCTCTCCATGGGAATTATCCTGGCTTGCTTATGTAACCTGCCTGACAGAGGCAGAAGGAGACGTCAGACCTATCCGCCCTCCAGCCAGGGCCTGCTCCCCTGCTGGCCTCCCTTCTGTCTGCTCACGTGGTCGGAGCCATCCTCATGATATGCCAGCCACACCTTGTTGCTTCTGCGCTCAGACCCTTGGGAGCTCCTCATCTCACTCGAGTGACAGCCAAAGTCCCTTCAGAAGCCCCTTCTTGAAGTACACTGGGCACACTACcccctcaggacctttgcatggTGCCCATCTGCTGGGcacacctccctccctcagccGCCTGACTCCCTCAGCCGCCTGACTCACTCCTATGGGCCTTTGCCCAGATGCTGCTTTCATTCTGAGGCCTTTCCTGACACCCTCCTTAAaatctaccccccccccccatttctgcATTCCCTActccttttcctgttttatttatctcCCTAGCATCTAGCATCACCTCCCATGCTATGTTTTCACTTGTTTAGTGTCTCCTAGTAAAACTTGAGCGCCACGAGGGCAGagactttttgtctgtttgttcactgctgtatcacCAGGACAGTCAACAGAACATAGCAGgggcttaataaaaatgtaatgaatgAATGGTGCTCCATGGATGTCAAATGAATGAAGGACTCAAATGATCAATCAAAGGAGAAAGCCATGGAGAGAGGCTGTCGGATTTCAGAGGAGAGGGGTGTACTGCtggcagggggcggggtgggcaggTGACTGGGGAGACCTTCACGAAGAGGTGATGGGCTGTGGGGTCCACAGTCCACCATGGGAAGAGTGGGGTCTGAGAGCAGCAGCTTCTCAGAGGCCGCTTCCCTGGCtccagtggaggggaggaggctgggattGGAAGTGCTAATCATCCTGTGAAAAATTGCTCCTCTTGGCGGTGGAATACACACAGGGCtggtctgtttatttttctttggccCCAAGCAGCTGGGCCTCTTTTTCATCCTAATTGCTTTGCTTCAAGTTGCTGTCACTTCCCAGGAACGGTGGCAAGTAAACTGTGCTGGTGGGAGACACAGCTGTCGGCAGACAGGCCACCTCTGAGCATGCCCATCATGGGCACAGTTATGGGACCCCCAGGGAGGGGAGACTTCCCGGGACTCATCCCCGCAGGGTCCTCCGCATCCCTCATGATTCTGCCCCACCTGGAGTGGGGAGCCCCTCTCACTGGCGCCCCAGCAACTAACAAAAGGTACAAGGGGCCTTTTGTAGGGCCACAGGGTCTTGGAGCAGGGTATAAGCGTCTCGTCCAACCCCTCAGTTTtacagggaggaaaggaaagtcggggctgggggcggggcaagTAACTCACCTGGAGACACACAGCAATGCATGGACCACTCTGAGCTAAAACCCACATCTCCAGAATCCTCTTCCCACCACACCATGCTGCGTCTCTTGTGCTACCTTCCAGGACACCTGTGAGGGAGGTTCCCCGGAATGACCCATCAGGCCTGCCCTCCCTGATCCCAGACCTCCATCCTTATTTTTTCCCGGAAACCTCACCCCTCTTGTGGCACCTTATTTCAGCACTCTGCTTTCATTCAGCAGATAGAGACAAAAAGTTGGTCTCTAATGGTGGTATTGGAGCACTTGGGCCcttcacatctctctctctcacacacacacactcacacttttGACAACTCTAAGCATGGCCTGACAACATTGATCCAGTATGGTTTTCTTTCCAGTAACATATTTGCATTCTACCTGGGGCCTTCCATGAATGGGCCTAACCCCACAGAGGGAATTTCAGGTGCTCAGAAAGGGAGCCAGCATTGGGTTGGGATGGAAGCAAGGGACTGAGGATCTGAGTCCCTTGGGGCCAGTTCCGCCCACCAGGCAGCCAGCTGGTTTTGAAGTCAAACCCTGGCTCTGACAGTAACTGCTCTCTGACCCTGGGGAAGTTCCTTAACCTTTCTGATATTATGGTGTCTCAAATCTAAATTGGGAGGATAATTCTTGCCCTGGAGGATGGTTACGAGAGTGGAATGAGAACCTAACTACAGGTTATGCTCACTATCcatgttccttcctcctccccacctcttcaccccccccccccaacttttcCCTCTGCATTGAGACCCTGTCCGTGCAGCAGGCACAGGTTGGATGAGCCGAACACGGTCCTGCAGTCTGTGTACTCGTCACTCAGTGAGGGGGCAGGTTGGCAGAAGGGTAAACATTGGCTTTAgcatcaggagacctgggttcctcTTCCAGCTCTATCACTTGCCAGCTGAGTCATCTTGGGCAATCTCGGTTTCTTTATAAAATGCTGAGGATGATAAGACTTAACCGTATACAGAGTTGCTATGCAGACAGATCACGTGAAGCACCTGTAGCTCTCCCAGTAAGGAGGGAGCTTGGAGCCTTGAATCAGGCTGAGAATGTGGGCCTTACTCTGTAGGAAGTGGGGAGTCCCAGCAAGCGTTTGAGGTGATGAATATGCAAGACGGAACCAAGCCCCTCACCCGCCCTGTCGGCCCCTCTAGATCcactctccccttctcctgctcCCGCCTCCCCCAGGAGGCCGATCTTTTGGGTTACATCACTGGCTCTTGGCGCTGGCTCCCAATGGGAGTGGGAGGTCAGGGGTCCTCGttgctctctccctccccttagGGCTGCCCTCACActgacttttcttcctccactggCCAGAGTCACAGCTCCAGTCACGTGGCCCTTTCTGTGCCGCCCTCTCAGTCTCCAGGATGCGGTGTccacctctcccctcaccctgcagGCCTGGGGGTGGCGAGACCCCCCGTCACTAGCCCCGCACTATCCTTACCATGGCAGCCTCCACCCTTAGTAAACAGCCTCTTTCCTCAAGTCTCCTCTAATGACCTGATTTGACTGTGCCATTTCTTTCCTGCCAAGATACGTGCCCTGTGCCTCTGGCTCTCGTCTCTCTGGGCATCTGTCACTGAGTGGCTTGGTCTGGGTCCAGCAAATGATATAGGCTTACTTCGTGTTATTGCACATTGCTTCCCAGACGTTGCGTCTTTTATGAACTGGAGGTTTGTGCCAACCCTGCGTCGAGCAAGTGTCGGCGCCGTTTTCCAACAGCATCTTCGCGTCCcggtgtcacattttggtaattctcgcgGTATTTCAAAACTTTATCATTATATTTGCTGTGgtgatctgtggtcagtgatctttgatgttactgtggGAACTGTTTGGGGATGCCATGAACTGCACCCATGTAAGACGGCGAACTTAATGGATTGTGAAATGACCATAAAAGATCTAAATtgttacataaacttagttgataaagcagcagcaggactgactccagttttgaaagaagttcaATTGTGGGCgaaatgctacagagaaatcattcatgaaaggaagagtcaatcgatgtgtcaaacttcattgttgtcttattttaagaaattgccacagccgtCCCATCCTTGGGCCATCACCAACCTAAGCACAGCAGCCAGCAGCACTGAGGCAAGacctcccccccccaaccccagcacagAGTATGGCTTGCTGAAGGCTTAGAGGATGGTCtgcactttttagcaataaagtactttttaatCAAAGTATGCACATTGTTTTTAAGACATTGTGCCGATGCACACTAATAGActatatagtgtaaacataactttcatatgcacaAAAAAATCTGTacgtgacttgctttattgcggTGGTCTAGCACTGAACCCACAAGATCTCTGAGGTATGCTTGTACTGGAAAATGTCCATCTCAGTATCTTGGCCTGATTACACAGTGATGGGAACCAGAGAAACATCTTACCAGAAGGGGTGGTGCCTCAGTGACCGGAAGCTTCCTTGTCTTCCAAACCACTTgaattggaggggaaaaaagtgacCTTTAGAAGCTCTCTGAGGACTGGCTGGGAATGGAAACAGAACCCAATGCGTGGGCTCTAGGGAGCCCAGCTTCTGCTGCCCCCTCCCAAGTGAGGGACCAGGCAGGTCTGCAGCCCCGGCCTTTAGGTAAGGTCTGGTTCTCCACTGCCCTGGTCAGACCTGACTTTTACCATGTTTAACCAGGGGGTCCTGCAGGAGTCAACACGGAGCCCTAGAGACCTTTtctccaggcccagccctgccacccaTTTGCTGGGTGATATTGGGCTGGTTGCACTACCTCTCTGAACACCACTTTGCATCTGTCAGTGAAGGCAATAGCGCACACGTTCGCTGTGTGGTCAGTGAGGGGACGTGAAGGCAGGCCCACAGTGAGGGGAGCCGGGTGCTCCAGCCTCTAGCTCAGACTTCTGGATTCTAACTGACAGTGTCGTCTCAAGTACCCAGAGCTTCCCTTAATCCTTTCTGGTGAGTCTGTCACCTTGCAACTCAGTGAAACCTCTTCGGAAGCCAGTTACACTTGCATGGCCTCCCTGGAGAGAGGTAACTTTCATggtctccctcctttcctcccttcctccctcttcattcagcaaacattccaAGCATCTCCTCTAACCACAAgctgtgccaggcacagggggCAGAGAGACAAAGCAGGTTCAGTCCCTGCCCCTAGGGCTTCACATGGAATGATGGAGGacccccccgcctcccccccccccccgccagcaATCACAGGACCACAAGGTGTCCCTGTTGGAGATGAGCCCCTCGGTGACACACAGGACTTCCACACCTCCTGGCAGCCCACGCTTCGGCCCATCTTTCTCTCATCCCGCTTTACAGTTTCAGATCTTTCTCTAGGTTCAAGGGGTGGAAAGGACACACTCTGCCCCGTCTTGgcacttgcctttgctcattttctCTCAGTGCATCCAGGAGGGTGCCTTGGTCGTCAGCAAGAGAAATAGCCTTTAGCTAAGTTAAGGAGAGCAGGAGTCTAGTGGATGGATTTTAGGTAGCTCTAGGCTCCCAGGGAAGGCTGGAGCACCAGCTGGGAAAGGACAGAATGAATGTGCTCGAGGTTCCAAGGTTCCACGCCAGAGTCGGCCTGGCCCTGTGTGGGTGACTTATGCCCCCTCCCTGGTCAGGAGAGGACAGGGCACTTTGACTACA
This DNA window, taken from Camelus dromedarius isolate mCamDro1 chromosome 5, mCamDro1.pat, whole genome shotgun sequence, encodes the following:
- the KBTBD13 gene encoding kelch repeat and BTB domain-containing protein 13 → MPRGPEASEASVQVWVGSQLFQADRALLVEHCGFFRGLFRSGMREARAAEVRLGVLSPDGFCTALRVLRGERPALEAADELLQAVECAAFLQAPALARFLEHSLTSDNCALLCDAAAAFGLHDVFRSAALFIRDGARELAAELALPEARAYVAALRPSSYVAVSTHAPAPGFLEDASRTMCYLDEEEDAWRTLAALPLEASTLLAGVATLGNKLYIVGGVRGPNKEVVELGFCYDPDGGSWRQFPSPHQPRYDTALVGFDGHLYAIGGEFQRMPMSSVERYDPAAGCWSFVADLPQPAAGVPCAQARGRLFVCLWRPADTTAVVEYTVQGDTWLPVAELRRPQSYGHCMVAHRDSLYVVRNGPKDDFLHCAIDCLNLATGQWTALPGQFVNSKGALFTAVVRGDTVYTVNRMFTLLYAIEDGTWRLLREQAGFPRPGSLQTFLLRLPPGSRGPVASTTPEL